The proteins below come from a single Trichocoleus desertorum ATA4-8-CV12 genomic window:
- a CDS encoding DUF3450 domain-containing protein, giving the protein MTSQKDQIQTLIAEIDKVLQKPSTRLPWVMSGETAQQRRVLERVRSYLVSLQQRMAADEQFSQARTKSNLSTYDIQYQPTQATDYARAPIAPITSSQDEAARQILQAVVQEMDHLRTSLTQPLQADLEALRQQRESLVQEIRQLEAQRQHYSLAQQQANQQKIISEFLQVLMGRLQDSLAQQVAQALTTLQPQTPYELNPTEPIALSGRMTADQPLFNPGQRLEQLQVLQARSDQLLMNLDSTLSVVFEALQRNVQSYQESLSTGLERMHGLGQQGEVMFTALVSHLAQQLGREASSFLYSSLPPSELESGTATNAEAAPQQTSIPPAPEVSTAAPSPVGAPQTPVSQPSYDSAALDLPYAGAELRQESDRSSLLPELDDLPELDDADILEDLNLEGLDLSGVELEDVELDSDNLDALLDVVLSSNSSSSANPSSLAQSELPDTSAQPGWQDSPATPSADLATSASELEFLEQLDIALQHPDAEPELANADLGISSELPGLGWVAEASSQKPGSSESTESTLEPNDLYADLFGSDNSGVEMETQPGLKDFAASPSTPPAIVDLPLVNPPDVADSWVEPVEIAEAEPAQNSALSSIQASDLFAELEAAPVANIEPLSGMEEAGMEEGISSDPTLIKNELDRNDLDELDQTGTTLEDFLFADAVEPSSNENSELLNFNPPLTEAVAQPLEDVEPATAPDPAEDSAEIDLDDFRSSFIDESDELGNTNSLAELAELLGGAEVATETPSAGTPTTASPNLSSQPNLEDIESESELLLSEFSLQDVPVLSANDTNQTLEDAYVPAAPEEYLIAIDDDLGDETEASLWLDENIVQQLNEDLFSLESSDGLFFESADANENRAAETRGSEARGFESRETAPSTPSNIEDADLESADPLALDVQTPPASLNEAQSSDSQAWDNLTLEDFAETLPETLPTVDAEPPEALPNDLAAFWEGTDFPSTSTEPPDLTLDGFDLLADLPEITPPPPAEKLAPTAPTTQLPVNPPTELDTQSLTIDDAFIGFSEATNQPAVDNSDRNVEPSDPPNLQPDEKKKI; this is encoded by the coding sequence AAATCGATAAAGTTCTCCAGAAACCCAGTACCCGTTTACCTTGGGTCATGTCAGGAGAGACAGCTCAGCAGCGCCGGGTGTTAGAGCGAGTTCGTAGCTATCTCGTTTCTCTACAACAAAGGATGGCTGCGGACGAACAGTTCTCCCAGGCTAGAACCAAATCTAACCTCTCGACCTATGACATTCAGTACCAGCCGACTCAGGCTACAGATTATGCAAGAGCTCCGATCGCGCCTATAACGAGTAGTCAAGATGAAGCTGCGCGGCAAATCTTGCAGGCTGTAGTTCAGGAAATGGATCATTTACGCACTAGCCTGACGCAGCCTCTACAAGCAGATTTAGAAGCTTTACGGCAACAGCGCGAGTCATTGGTTCAGGAAATTAGACAATTAGAAGCACAACGACAGCACTACTCTCTAGCGCAGCAGCAGGCCAATCAGCAAAAAATTATCAGCGAATTCTTGCAGGTGTTAATGGGGCGCTTACAAGACAGCCTCGCCCAGCAGGTCGCTCAAGCTTTGACAACGCTACAGCCTCAGACACCTTACGAACTCAACCCAACTGAACCGATCGCCCTCAGTGGTCGGATGACGGCTGATCAACCTTTGTTCAACCCAGGGCAACGCTTAGAGCAACTGCAAGTATTGCAAGCTCGCTCCGATCAGCTGTTGATGAACCTAGATTCGACTCTCAGTGTTGTCTTTGAAGCCCTACAGAGGAATGTTCAAAGTTACCAAGAGTCGCTATCTACTGGCTTGGAGCGGATGCACGGCCTAGGCCAGCAGGGAGAGGTGATGTTCACAGCTTTGGTGAGTCACCTAGCCCAGCAGCTAGGCCGAGAAGCGTCTTCTTTCCTGTATTCTTCCCTGCCCCCCTCCGAGTTGGAGTCGGGTACTGCTACTAATGCTGAAGCTGCTCCTCAACAGACCTCAATTCCTCCTGCTCCAGAGGTGAGTACGGCTGCTCCTTCCCCGGTTGGCGCTCCTCAGACCCCCGTATCGCAACCCAGCTATGATTCAGCGGCTTTGGACCTGCCTTATGCGGGGGCCGAGCTACGCCAAGAGAGCGATCGCTCCTCTCTGTTGCCAGAACTGGATGATTTGCCAGAACTGGATGATGCGGACATTTTGGAGGACTTGAACCTAGAGGGGCTGGATCTCTCAGGTGTGGAATTAGAGGATGTTGAATTAGATAGTGATAATTTGGATGCCTTGCTGGACGTAGTCCTCAGCAGCAATAGTAGCTCCAGTGCAAATCCATCATCTTTAGCTCAGAGTGAGCTGCCCGATACTTCAGCTCAACCGGGCTGGCAAGATTCTCCAGCTACACCTTCAGCCGATCTAGCAACATCTGCTTCGGAGCTAGAGTTTTTAGAACAACTCGATATTGCCTTGCAGCACCCAGATGCAGAACCTGAGTTGGCAAACGCGGATTTGGGAATCAGTTCTGAGTTACCCGGGTTGGGATGGGTCGCAGAGGCCTCTAGCCAGAAGCCTGGTAGTTCTGAAAGCACTGAGTCAACGCTGGAGCCTAATGACCTCTATGCTGATTTGTTTGGCTCTGACAATTCCGGCGTTGAGATGGAAACACAGCCAGGACTAAAAGACTTTGCCGCATCTCCATCCACACCACCTGCGATCGTGGATTTGCCCCTAGTTAACCCACCTGATGTAGCAGATTCCTGGGTTGAGCCTGTAGAGATAGCAGAAGCCGAGCCTGCCCAGAATAGTGCTTTGTCCTCTATTCAAGCAAGTGACTTATTTGCAGAATTGGAAGCAGCACCTGTAGCCAATATAGAACCTCTGTCAGGAATGGAAGAGGCGGGGATGGAAGAGGGAATTTCATCCGATCCAACCTTAATCAAGAACGAACTAGACAGAAATGATTTGGACGAGTTGGATCAGACAGGCACGACCCTAGAAGATTTTCTATTCGCAGATGCCGTTGAGCCCAGCAGCAATGAGAATTCTGAGCTACTCAATTTCAATCCACCCCTTACAGAAGCTGTAGCTCAACCTTTAGAGGATGTAGAACCTGCAACTGCCCCAGATCCTGCCGAAGATTCTGCCGAGATAGATTTGGATGATTTCAGGTCGAGCTTTATAGACGAGTCAGATGAGTTGGGTAATACCAATTCACTCGCGGAATTGGCAGAGCTATTGGGGGGTGCCGAAGTGGCGACCGAAACACCCTCAGCGGGAACACCTACAACTGCCTCTCCTAATTTATCGAGCCAGCCTAATTTAGAAGATATTGAGAGTGAGAGTGAGCTACTGTTGTCAGAGTTCTCACTCCAGGACGTGCCAGTATTAAGTGCGAATGATACTAATCAGACTCTGGAGGATGCTTATGTGCCAGCTGCTCCTGAAGAGTATTTAATTGCGATCGATGATGATTTAGGAGATGAAACCGAAGCTAGCTTGTGGCTAGACGAGAATATTGTCCAGCAATTGAATGAAGACCTCTTTAGCCTAGAGAGTTCGGATGGTCTGTTTTTTGAAAGTGCCGATGCTAACGAGAATAGAGCAGCTGAAACTAGGGGCTCTGAAGCTAGAGGATTTGAGAGTAGAGAAACGGCCCCTAGCACCCCTAGCAATATAGAGGATGCAGATCTGGAATCTGCTGATCCATTGGCCCTGGACGTGCAAACGCCTCCAGCAAGCTTAAACGAGGCTCAGTCATCCGATTCTCAGGCTTGGGATAACCTCACCTTAGAAGATTTTGCAGAGACGTTACCGGAGACATTGCCTACAGTCGATGCAGAACCACCTGAAGCCCTACCAAATGACTTGGCGGCTTTCTGGGAAGGTACTGATTTTCCCTCGACTTCTACCGAACCTCCTGACTTAACTTTGGATGGGTTTGACTTATTAGCAGATCTACCGGAGATCACTCCGCCACCCCCGGCAGAGAAATTGGCACCTACAGCCCCCACCACTCAGCTTCCCGTCAATCCACCCACAGAACTGGATACGCAAAGCTTAACCATCGATGATGCGTTTATAGGTTTTTCAGAAGCGACGAACCAGCCAGCAGTAGACAATAGCGATCGCAATGTAGAACCGTCCGATCCACCCAACCTTCAGCCCGACGAAAAAAAAAAGATCTAG
- a CDS encoding sugar transferase, with translation MHPSVNSKVKRLLDILGALVGLVMTAAIAIPVAIALQLDNPGPIFYSQMRCGCQGNPFRIWKFRSMVADADQLKHLVTNEAKGHIFKNQADPRVTRVGRFLRKTSLDELPQFWNVLMGDMSLVGTRPPTIDEVKRYNRRHWQRLNVKPGMTGEWQVHGRSTVKDFEQVVSLDLRYQRRWSIAYDLHLIIKTIGVVLNKDGAC, from the coding sequence ATGCACCCCTCGGTTAATAGCAAAGTCAAGCGCCTGCTCGATATCCTAGGTGCCTTAGTAGGATTGGTCATGACTGCCGCGATCGCCATTCCCGTTGCGATCGCCCTTCAGCTTGATAATCCAGGTCCTATCTTCTACAGCCAAATGCGCTGCGGTTGCCAAGGAAACCCTTTCCGCATCTGGAAATTCCGCTCAATGGTGGCAGACGCCGACCAACTCAAGCATCTAGTCACAAATGAGGCCAAAGGTCATATCTTCAAAAACCAAGCTGATCCTCGTGTGACTCGTGTCGGTCGTTTTCTCAGAAAAACCAGTCTAGATGAGCTGCCCCAGTTTTGGAATGTGCTGATGGGAGACATGAGCCTAGTCGGAACTCGGCCTCCCACAATTGATGAGGTCAAGCGTTACAACAGACGGCACTGGCAGAGACTGAATGTCAAGCCTGGAATGACCGGAGAATGGCAGGTACATGGCCGCTCCACTGTCAAGGATTTTGAACAAGTTGTCAGCTTAGACCTCCGCTATCAACGCCGCTGGTCCATTGCTTATGACCTTCACCTCATCATTAAAACGATTGGCGTTGTCTTGAATAAAGATGGTGCTTGCTAA